In Sparus aurata chromosome 5, fSpaAur1.1, whole genome shotgun sequence, the genomic window CATATagcaatttgtgtttgttgatgaagtTATCTAGCCTATTGTTGAATAGCTTCTCTAGGATTTTCGACAGTTGTGGCAGTATTGAGATTGGTCTGTAATTAGTAAACTCGTGTGTGTCACCATTCTTAAACAGTGGCACAACTTTGGCAACTTTCATTTTAGTGGGAAATATCCCAGTTTGaaatgacagattaaaaatgtatgttagtgGTGAAAAACCATCAGAATAAAACTTTCTTCCACCTTTCAATGTCCCATGTTTGGTGCTCACTTGCAAAGTCCAAACGGGCAATTTTGTGGCACTGAAGGAGACGAGGCCTTTTTGTTCTTAAAGCCCTTCTCTCGCAGATGCCGTCTGATGGTTTTTGGGCTGCAGTCGGCACCAGTAACGGCCTTAATTTGGGACGAGGATCGTCCCGTGTCTTGAAGGACAGCCAATCGGATCCTCCGGCTCAGCGCAGAGGACATTTTTTTGGGTCTACCACTTGACTTTTTTGTTCCATAACCCTCAGGATCttttaagaaattcaaaatgactgtCTTACAGCGTCCAACCTCAGCAGCGATGGCGCGTTGTGAGAGGCCTCGCTTATGCAGCTCAACAATCCGACCACGTTCAACCAGAGAAAGCTTTTTGGCTTTTGCCATCAGGAGGTCATGACTGTGAAtgtctgacagaaaatgacattgaatccacatttttgcgcagattttggcttttaaacttaaacttttgatcagctgatgaacagcctatttcagtttaattgttgttttcaataaattgcttcctcagatttttgttttgtgtcactcccatttcttctttttgcattttgaaactctacttagaacctttttaagatccgacagtgcaaaatgtaaattcttgcaatttttcaacTGGTCTTAGAATTTTGATCAGGAGTGTATCTCCAGGCAAAATAACAAGAACTGCAACAGTGAACAAATTACTCATAACTACAAACAGAAACTACTTACACATAataagggaaacacacagaaagtccatgcagcttcATAcagtctgctcactgactggtctgaCTATATAACCTAACTATATACTGCTTGTTGTCCTagtttgcaccagtagagggtgCTGTTGGGCCTTGACCTGTAGGGCTTTCTTACAACTACTGTACAGTAGTAATATTCTCCCTTtttcaaatcacacaaaatgcattAATATTGTAACGTGTTGGGGAAAGTCACAGACGTTCAGGTCCAAGGTGGGCATGGTTGACTGTGAGTGAGAGTGGTGGGCCGCCCAGTTGTGTTGCTGAGTTGTAGAGTGTTGTTGGCGTGTGTTATATGAAATAAACGGCGAAGCTCCGGTTGGAGCTTGTCAACATTAACTCTGCCTACTCTTTGCTGCCGCTCACTACATTGTTGTCAGAAGTAGGATGAGAGATGGCAGCATCTACGGGAGAGATGGACAAACTCATTGACCGCCTGCAAGCCATCGAAGGAGTATGGTAGAATCAGACATGAGAGCTATCGCCTGTGAGACAGTGCCGTGGGAGAGAGCACGCTAGCTTAGTGGATGGCGCCCGGACTGGCAGGTGAGGATGCCCGCTCCAGACTGAGAGCCCACTAGCTTTGCCCACGGCGCCAGCGCTTCCCGGCCGACAACGGAGGATCGCCGCCTGGGCAGGCATGTGCAGATGATCACTCCACACACGCCGGTCCCCAGCGCACTTCCACTGATGCCCGCGGGGGGCGCCATCTCTCCGCCACCAGCTCCCCCTGAGGTAACCTGGCGTAGTGTGATGAAGCTACCACGCTACAATGGGGAACAGCCATCAGAGACCTCATCCAGGTGCAGCTGGCTGCCCAGATCAATGCCTGGTCAGCCGAAGAGAAACCAATAGAAGTTGCTCTCGCTTTGGAAGGAAAGGCCCTGCAGGCGTTGACAGATCTCCAGCCAGAAGAGTGTTTCGACTGGCCGGCCATTGAAAGCACGATCCAGCATTAATTTGGCCGCCAAACTCATGCAGATGATGCCCGAGACAAGCTGGCTGGATGTAGGAGGAGGGACGGAGAGAGCCTACGCAGCAGACCTCCGCTGTTACACATGCCTGGGGTATCCCACATTCAATACTGTTAGGCTGGTTACAGATGTGGGGAAATGGGCCACATTGCCAGCCACTGCCCGGCCCCGACGCCGCCAAGCACCTCAGCAACTCACAAACCCTTTCTCCCCGACCACACCACAGATACGACTGGGTAGACTTGGTTGAACACATGGATTCTACCTGAACTGCGACCTTAATGGCACCCCATGCAGAGCCCCGGTGGATACGGGATCCATCATTTCCCTGGTTCACCCCAGAACTTTGCCTGGCACAAGTGGCTTGAAACCATGTGGCTGGAGGCCCACAAAGCAGAAGACGTGCCAGGCTGCAAGGAGAAAGATTTGTCCACGTGACAGCAGCTAATTACATTGTTGACCACAAGTTCTGGTTAGCTGATATCCAAGACCTCTGCATCATCGGTCTGGATCTGCTAGCTACTCGCTCTACACTCTACCTGGGTTCCCAGGTCATACAGCTCCACACCACTGGGTAAGAAGGACTGCGATTCGCCACCACACCACCACCGCCTGGAGCCACGGGGCCTGCCAGGCCGGCCACCAGCAGCCACTGCAGCCTGCTGCCGATGAGGAGAGCCTATCCagcctgaagtctcggtctggagggctgaccatcgcagtgatttattttcatcataaacacttggtgagttaaagtttttgccggtgacagacgctgtttttcgggcagaaatgtgacgaggagtctgcaggacagacaggatgcttctccacgtacagctgcggtatttttttcctcgttgccaaagacagttacagttactatgttaccttcgtttggttctgtaacgttgctttgtggacatttctctttattaagttgagtgaaggacctgtgcaggtAACAGACCATCCGATAGACACGCCCTCCATACGCACAGCcggctcatccattcacactggttcagtttgccaatactgcacctctgatactatcagacgagtttcatatacagaagttattgaaatgttacatagaTAAAAGTGATGGCTCGGtcgcgaacgaatcagttcgaacGAACGACTCTTTAACATgaacgaactgacctgattcctcgtttcacttctctctcgttgGTTCCTTCGTTCTCACAGACCAGTCGCTgcgttgttcactgtttagttatcagagtggtgaggaggactgagagccagccaatcgtatgctgggTCTCggacactgtcgtcgaattttagccaacGAGAAACAGGAATgcatagcaaccgtttccatgaaaaaaacccCCCCATTTCATTTCGTTCGTAGCTCTCGTTCTCGTactgattcctctcctgtcattctcgttcagtcagtcactcgttcttggctagccAGCTTTAGCTGTTACCTGCTAActgaactgaatctcgacatcgaacgatgaaatccacctctactTACCTGTAGGTTTTCTTTTCAGATTAGGAATCGCTGAATttgccgattaaaacggaatctatgTTTTAACGCAGAATATCgtggaatttgacataatttcactgaaatgctgtttttgtgtggaagaggaacgtatgtctggGGAAAGGACGGAGGGAAGCAGATCTGTGTGGCACAACAAGCCTcctccacagactgagctccctcgtcaaaacaatgtaagcatggtgAAGCGGCTGCCCGGCTGCGTCTTCGTCTGCAAAAAacctgagaaacttgacattcaCTCAACAGTACAGAGCTGAGCAGTTTCCAAACGACTTTTATGtatcaggtgaactgttgttttgcaaattCTGCCAACACTCAGTTGACTGGAAGCGAAAGAATATGTGCAGTGACCGCATACTTTTGCTGCATCCTTGCGCATTTTCTGGCTCTCGTCATATTCTGGTTTGTGCTGGTGTTTGAGGTGGTGGAACAAATTGGTGGTGTTACCACCCTTTGCGAtcaccgttttttttttacaaactctGCATATAACAGAGTTTTGCTCCATGTCAGACTTATCGTAACCAAACCAGTTCCAGATAATCGAGCTGGAGCCTCGTACAGCAACGAGCTCCTCGCTCTCAGCTCCGCCTTCCgccatgtttgttattgttCTTCACGTGAGCCAAGAGATCAGGTCTGCAGGCAGGCGGCAGGTGCCTGTCACCTGAGTTGGGCTGCGAGTGTTTGGTCGCATACAACGTCATCAAACGAGAGTAAATCTGAATacaataaagttgaaaaaaaacgTCATCAACCGGAATTTATCGTTATTACCGCGAGATGACAAATTCTTACCGTGGGGACATTTTTTGACGGAATATCGCAAACAGTAAAATATCGCCCATTCCTAGTTACAGttactgtgttactgttgttcggtcctgtaacgttgctctgtgggacatttctctgtatttagttgagtgaaggacctgtgcagttatcagactgtcagaccgacacgccctcgctccgcacctccggattatccgttcacactgggacggctcaccaataatgcggccctgatactacctccagaggcggatcagcgccggagagaaatttcccccctctccacatctgaaactttcacacagaggcgggtgcggagaattagcgcaggatccccgcatgcaaacagcagtgtgactGGAGCTAGTAAGTGCATAAAAATGAGTTAATGAGGTTCAGGTTAAATAGAGTCTCTCGTTTAGAAGAAAACAACTGTCTCACCATCTCTCTTATCCAGCCGGGCACATTCACATGAAACGGGTCCCGTTGGTACAGACAGCGTGTGCGCGGGAAGGTCACGGACTTAAAATGGCCGACCGCTGTCGGAGCTAATGGCTACTAGCTAAGGCTACTCACCTTTTCCAAAGATACTCCACAAGTACTTTGTGAAAGTCACAGCACACAGCGTCCAGCAGATCTTATCAATAGTGATGTTACCCGTGACACCTCTGCTTCGGAGCTTGTATTGAAAAAATGAGCCAGTCTAAAGCAAAGCTTGTATCAGAGCTTCATTTGCTCTGCGACAGTCACGTGATCAGTGACGCCAAAAGCTTTGTTTCACGCGCAACCACGTGACTGCTTCAAAAATCATTCAAAGCTGCGTGAAACGGTGTGCGCACTTGTTGGTTGTCAAGTAGGAGTCGAGACAAGTTGAGAGAGACAGTTGAGTtcagttgagttgagttgagttgagttcaGTGAGAAAGGTAACTAAGTAAAGCTGGtgaattgttgttgtttgtggttgGTAATGCAGCCTGTTGCTAAGAGAGGGCGGTCCGAGATGTGGGAACATTTCACTCTGGTTCCTCCCAACAaggttattttatttcagtataATCATTTGCTAGGTGTAAAGTGACGTTCTGATGCAGAGAGGCTATGTAGAGGAGCTACAATATAACCAAGCTAAATTCCATATGGGCCTATTGGTAATTTGTAGTAGTGGAAATGAATAGTTTTATCTTTATTAGGTCCAGTGTTGAACCGTCAGAAGCAAGTGGCACCTCCAGCATGACACGGCACTAACTGATCAAACTGATCAAAGTGCAGCCATTCACTTCTTCCTTCTCAGGTGTGCCAAGTCTTAATTTGTGTTTTCCAAAAAAGGACATGCAAGTATCTTCTTCTTTATCTATTTATTAGGCCTATGTGTAGCCAAAGTTCTACTGTATCATTTATTAACATGCATTTGTTGTGTTACAGGAAACAGAACGGAGATGATTGATGAGGCACTGCTGGACATGattgttaaaggagtcatcacctgttttttaCGTATCCAGCCCCCCTTGTAtcactttggatcaattcttaaaacttttttttaaatcaaacatagagcttgttctgacactttttcataccgcgactttctgtacgagccagagtcggaacctgaacgggagagtgaagaggcggagacacgtttacagcaggacgacTCTGAATGGtccattctttttttcatttcaagtgAGTGTCTACTCACCTGGCCTGTAGTTAGAAACaagcatatgcaagtagcctcctgtggtaacgtcaccgcAGGAGCAGAGTCAAGATCTCCTGCTTTAGGAACGCACACCCtcgtgcgctattcctgttcggaaaaagagccaaagcgaaaaaactgagccacttttaaactccagcttttcaggcaagtttcaactgaggtccaacaccaacatgcagagacagagactgtttcaAAAGTCGGAAGAAGAAGGGTGGCGGGcttgcactgtatgtgagtgatctgtaccccggacatcgAACTGCTGGCTGTGGGAATGCGCCCGGATGACTTACCGAGGGAGTTCATGTCCACCATTGTTATCGCTGTTTACATCCCCCCgtcagctgatgcagcggtggcctgtgacgtcatcagctctgctgctgctaaactacagactgaacacCAGGATGCATTCATGGTTAGTACAGGTGATTTTAATCATgcctcactggacaaaactttAAATAACTTTCACCaatatgttgactgccccacaaGAGACAATAAAACGCTGGATCTCCTGTATGCTAATGCCATGGATGCACATGACGCCACAGCTCTTCCCTCCTCGGCAGGTCAGACCACAGCTTGGTCATGATGACTCCCAGGTATGTTCCTCTAGTGAGAAGGCAGCCTGTGCACACCAGGAcggtgaggaggaggacacaGGAGGCTGCTGAGGCACTGCAGGACTGCTTCCAGCTGACAGACTGGGATGTACTCTGTGAGCCTCATGGGGAGGACATTGATCAGATGACTGACTGCGTCACTGATTACATCAGATCCTGTGAGGACACCAACATGCCAGCCCGGACCGTGCACTGCTTCTCCAACAACAAGCCCTGGATCACCAGTGACCTGAAGACACTtctgaacaagaagaagagagctTTCATgtctggagacagagaggagcaggggagaGTGCAGCACGAGCTCAGAGAGATGCTGAGGACATGTAAGgacagctgcaggaggaagctggaggccaaactccagcagaacagtGTGAGAGATGTGTGGACGGGGATGAAGAACATCACGGGGATGAAGAACATCACAGGGATGAAGAACATCACGGGGATGAAGAACATCACGGGGATGAAGAACATCACGGGAATGAAGAACATCACGGGGATGAAGAACATCACGGGGATGAAGAACATCACGGGGATGAAGAACATCACGGGGATGAAGAACATCACGGGAATGAAGAACATCACGGGGATGAAGAACATCACGGGGATGAAGAACATCACGGGGATGAAGAACATCACGGGGATGAAGGGGAAAGACAGGCAGACATCAGGGAGCCTGGACAGAGCTAACCAGTTCAACCAGTTCTTTAACAGGTTTAGCTCACCTCCTGCCACCCCCCCGACACCCCCAGCACTCTCCTGTACAACATCTCTTcatctgccccccccccccccccccccccccccacacacacacacacttctcaccCCCCTCCACCTGAGGCTGAATGTcgacaagaccagagagatggtgatcgACTTCAGGACTGGAATCTAATACCgaggctgtgtacaagaaggggatgagcagactctatttcctgaggaagctgagatccttcaacgtgtgcagcaagatgttggagatctttcaccagtctgttgttgccagcatcattttctttgctgctgtgtgttggagcagcagcatcagagccagcaACACTAACAGACTTGATAAAATCATcaagaaggctggctctgtacttggtctcaggttggagtcttttgagtccgtggtggagaggagaacgctgaataaactgttatccatcatggacaatgatcagcagcctctccatcacacagtagacagacagcGGAGCTCCTTCTCTCACAGATGCTGCAGCTCCGCTGTCGaagggacagatacaggaaatctgtCCTGCATCACacatcacactgtacaataatAACAGCTAACACTCTG contains:
- the LOC115582219 gene encoding uncharacterized protein LOC115582219, giving the protein MMTPRYVPLVRRQPVHTRTVRRRTQEAAEALQDCFQLTDWDVLCEPHGEDIDQMTDCVTDYIRSCEDTNMPARTVHCFSNNKPWITSDLKTLLNKKKRAFMSGDREEQGRVQHELREMLRTCKDSCRRKLEAKLQQNSVRDVWTGMKNITGMKNITGMKNITGMKNITGMKNITGMKNITGMKNITGMKNITGMKNITGMKNITGMKNITGMKNITGMKNITGMKNITGMKGKDRQTSGSLDRANQFNQFFNRFSSPPATPPTPPALSCTTSLHLDSTPVPAPPEPAGESSVSGTGLWDLLDNRVLETRRVQSATAEVQRYLTEPSIPGSEDPVQFGHNTNMCTHFICAGPWYSIYTPASSAPCQRGFSKASEVVSKKRNRLSPGTAEQILFLNKYQF